The nucleotide sequence CAAGAACGGGCCGAGGCAACCAGCGAGTCGGTAGTACCTGCTCAGCACCGCGCCGAGGCGCCGGAGAAAGGCCAGGTTTGGCTGGCCCGGCCAGGACAGGCAGGGTTTCCTGCCGCAGGCCGGCTGTCGGAAGATCCCGATTCGCGACCGCCGAGGCGGGGGCCGTGTCCGGCCACAGCTCGTCGACCAGCTCCTCCAGGGTCACCAGCCGCCCCGGACGCGTCGCCAACATCGCCAACACCGCATGCTGCTTCGGCGGGCCGAGGGGCAGCGACTCTCCGTCGACGTGGACCTGTAACGGCCCGAGAAGCCGAACCTCGATCATCTACGACCCCAAGGCGTACAAAAAGGACGAGCCGAACAGGTGACCCCCCGCAGTGCATCGACGGACACACAGATACATTCACCGGCGTCATTCGATGTCCGCCGGTGACGTCACACGTAGTTCGACACAACGAGACAACCTTCTGGGAGCGTCGGCGGACCGCGCGGGACCGGAACCCAGGGTCAGCAGATCGACACGAAGCGAGTTCTACCAGGTCACCTGATGGAGGCACAGCAAGTCTCGGTCGACACTCGATGCCAGTCGGGTCGAGTGCATGCCCCGTCGATCCCTACCAGACCACCATCCCTGACGACGGAGTCACTGATTCCGGGCGAGGCTCAAGCCAACCCTGGCGGGTACTTCTGGAAAGTGGGCGGCTCAGCCCCACCACGAAGGCCCCGAACTGGCGCTCTGAGTTTCCAGGATATGGACAGAGCGTGACGAATCAGGCGCTAGTTGACTAATACTGATTATAGCGACATTTATTGTCGCTAACCGTCTGCTTCTGCCCCTAAGCTTCAACCATCGATCGAGAGCAACAAGCGACGGGGACTATTCGAACAATTTGGTTGCTCACGGACACCCCCACGTGAAGGGAGCAGGGCCGATGCGTTCCAACGACTGGTACTAGGAGATAGGACCCGTCACACAGCGCACGTCAGGTTGCTACCGTTACTGACCACCAGGGTTCGGTGACGTTGAGGAACCGATGTGAGCCAGGGACAGCGCCTCGACAACGAGACCGATCAGCGGCTAGTGCCGCTCCTCGGTCTCGTCGCTGTTTTCGCAGCGGTCGCGACAGTGTGGTCCGTGTTGCGGAATCCCCAGCCACCCCGATCCACCAGCGACCTCGTGATGGCGCTGGCGCTCGTCGTTATGATCACGGTAAGTGCGAACGTGCGGGCACCGATCCGCATCCGCTCCACCACACACGCCATTACCTGGAACGACACCGCGATCGTGATCGGTGTGGCCGTCGCGCCAACGTCCTGGGTGGTGCTCTGCACCGGAATCAGCCTCGTAATCTCAAGCCGGATCCATCGTTCATCTTTGGTTAAGACGATATTCAACGTCAGTAAGAACATGCTGGTGGCCGCCGCAGCCGGCACCACGCTGTCACTCATCGACTGGGTATGGACGCCCACCACTTTGCATCACATGATCGCCCCAGTGGCCCTGGCGTACGCCGTCGCCGCACTCGTCGACGAGATCGTCGCGATGCCCGTCCTCGCGCTGGCAGCCCGTCGGAAGATCCTCCGGCAGTTCACCTCCAACTGGGACCTCAGACTCATCGGCTACGGCGTGCGATTCGTCGTGACAGTCCTGACCCTGATCCTCCTCCAGGTCCAGACCTGGCTGCTGGTGGCGGTGCCGCCGCTGGCGCTCAGCCTGCACCTGGCGTACTCGACGCGGGTGCGGGCGCGGGCCGAACGGCAGGCATGGCAGGACCTGGCGCACACCACGGACGCGCTCAACGTGGTGGACATCAACGCCGTACTGCACACGGCTGTCGCCCAGGCCGCCAACCTCTTCTCCGCCGACGAGGTCGAGGTGGAGTTGCGGGCGACCGGGCGTACCGTGCGGGGCAACAGCGAGGCTGTCACGTACGACGGGCTCACCGCGGAGCCCTCCACGGTCAACGGATCAGTCGTACCGATCGAGATGAAGGGGTACGACGGCAGCCACATCGGAATGCTGCGGCTGCGGTTCCGGGGGCCGGTGAAGCTGTCGGAGCGGGAGCAGTACACCCTGCGTACCTTCGCCTCGGCGCTCTGCACGGCGGTCCGCAACGCCTCCGCGTACGCCGAGTTGAACCGGGTGGCCGAGGAGCACGCGCACGCCGCCGCGCACGACGCGCTGACCGGCCTGGCCAACCGGCGGCACCTGCTCGACCGGGGCGCCGAACAGCTCGGACAGCGTCGCTCCGAGGGAGTCGTCGCGCTGCTGCTGATCGACCTCAACCACTTCAAGGAGGTCAACGACACCCTCGGGCACGCGGCCGGCGACCGGGTACTCATCCAGGTGGCCGAGCGGCTGCGCACTGCCGTACACGGCGAGGACCTGGTCGCCCGGCTCGGCGGCGACGAATTCGCGGTGCTCTTCCACGGCCTGCCCGCGCCGGCGGTCGCCGCGCACCGGGCCGAGGCGCTGCTCAGCGCGCTGCACGAGCCGATCGAGCTGGACGGGATGCGGATCAGTGTCGAGGCCAGCGGCGGCATCGCGGTCGCCCCCGGCAGCGGCGGGATGACCGAACTGCTGCGCCGCGCCGACGTGGCGATGTACCAGGCGAAGCGGGCCGGACGGCGGATCGCCACCTACGCCCCGGCCCGGGACACCGCCGACCTCGGCCGGCTCTCGCTCGGCGGGGACCTGCCCCGGGCCGTCGCCGACCAGGAGTTCACCGTCAACTTCCAGCCGATCGTCGACCTCGGCAGCGGTGAGGTGGTCGCGGCCGAGGCGCTGGCCCGGTGGCGGCATCCCGCCCGGGGCACCATCGACCCGCTGCGGTTCCTGGAGACGGTGGAGCGGTCCGGGCTGCTGCCAGCGTTCGCCGAAGCCGTACTCGACCAGTCGCTGATCGCCGTCAACACGTGGCGGGAGGCCGGATTCGACCTGCCGGTGGCGGTGAACGTCTCGCCGCGCAGCCTGCTGGACGCCCGGTTCCCCAGCTCGGTACTGGCCCGGCTGCGTGCGCACGACCTGCCGCCGGACCGGCTGGTGCTGGAGCTGACCGAGACGTTGACGCTCAGTCAGCTCGAGGTGGTCGACCAGGTTCTCGGGCAGCTCCGGGACGCCGGCATCCAACTCGCCCTGGACGACTTCGGCACCGGGTACTCGTCGCTGTCGGTGCTGTCCCGGATTCCGGTACACGAATTGAAGATCGACCGGGGGTTCGTCACCGCGATGGAGACCTCGGCCGAGGCCGCCGCCGTGATCCGGTCCACGGTCGACCTGGGCCGCAGTCTCAACCTGAGCGTGGTGGCCGAGGGCGTGGAGAGCGAGCCGCAGCGGCGCGCGCTCTGGGAGCTGGGCTGCGTCGCCGGGCAGGGGCACCTCTTCGCCCGGCCGATGCCGGCCGCCCGGCTGCTCGCCGCCCTGCACCAGGGGGCCGGCGGTCGTCCCGGCACGCTGGCTCCCGCCCTGCACGACCAGGGCGCCGTGGTCCGGCTCTCGCCCGGCCGCCGCCCTGGCCCGCGCCGCGCCGAACGCCTGCCGCACCTGCCGGCGTAACCCACGGCGTGCGGATCGGCGAGTCTGCCAGACTTGCCCGCGTGAGTGGCACGGACGAACGGGACAGTTCCGCGGCGACCCGGGCAACGGCAGGCCGGAGATACTGGCGTCGGGCCGACCGGGCCGCCGGTGGCCTCGCCGCCGACCTGGTGCTCTATCTCCTCTCCACCGGCTTCGCCGCGCTCACCGCGGCCACCTCCACCCTGCTGCCGCACCGTGCCTGGGGCAGCGTCGCCGCGTTCGGCTACCTCGCCGCCACCGTCCTGGTGCTCGGACAGCTGCTCGTCCGGCGCCACCGGCCCGGCTCGCGGCTCACCGGAACCGCCGCCCGGGGCGGGACGACCGTCCTCACCTGGGCTGCCACCGCGCTGCTGCCGCTCGTCTGGCAGGCAGTCGAGCGGGTCGGCGGACGGCTCGACCGTGCCCAGGAGGAGGTGGTGGTGGTCGAGAACTCCGGCGTCCGGCTGGTCGAGCACGGCACGCCGTACCTCACCCGGGACGCCATCGCGGCGCTGCCCGGGGGCGAGCAACTTCTCGGCTACACCCCGTACCAGCCGGGCATGGCCCTCTTCGGGCTGCCCCGCGCCCTCGCCGGGACCGCCTGGTGGACGGACGCCCGGATCTGGTTCGCCGTGGCCACCGCGGTCGCGCTCGGCCTGGCGGTGCTGCTGCTGCGCCGCCCGGCAGGTCCGACGCCCGCCCACCGCGACTCGGGCCCGGCGCCCGCCCACCGCGACTCGGGCCCGGCACCGGCGTGCGGCAACCACGACAACGACAACGACAACGGCGGCGGCGGCCACGACAGCTACCACGAGAGCAGCAGCGACAGCGACCGTCGCGCGGTGTCGGCGATCCGGGACGCGGCGCTGGTCCGGGACGCGGCACTGGTCCGGGCGGTACAGCTCGCGACGGTACTGCCGGTCTGCGCGCTGACCCTGGCCACCGGCGGCGACGACCTGCCGGTCCTCGCTCTCTGCCTGCTCGCCCTCGGCTATGCCGCCCGGGACCGCTTCGTCGGCGCCGGACTGGCGGTCGGGCTGGCGGCGGCACTGAAACTCTTCGCCTGGCCGGTCGCGTTGGTGCTGCTGGTGCACGCCGCCGTCCGGGGCCGCCGGTCAGGGCTGCGGCTGGCCGTCGGGGCACTCGGGCTGCCCGTCGTCGCGCTGGTCCCGGCCCAGCTCGTGGACTCGGCGGCGCTGGTCGAGAACGTGCTGCGCTTCCCGCTCGGACACGGCCTGGTGAGCAGCCCGGCCGCTTCGCCGTTCCCCGGCTACCTGATCGCGCAGTCGCTGCCGGCGGGCCGGGGGGTGGCCGCCGGACTGCTGCTCGCGACCGGGCTGCTGATCGCCGTCCTGCTGCTGCGCCGCCCGCCCCGCACGGCCGCGTCCGCTGCGCTCTTCTGCGGGTACGGGCTGCTCGCCGCGATCCTGCTGATGCCGTCGACCCGGTTCGGGTACCTGCTCTATCCGGTCGCCTTCCTGGCCTGGGTCCCGGCACTCCGGCTCGCCGCCACCCCGGAGCCCGATCGCACAGCCGCCACCCCGGAGCCCGATCGCACAGCCGCCACCCCGGAGCCCGATCGCACAGCCGCCGCCAGCGACGACGCTGACCCGACACCGGCGACCATCCCGGAAATGCCGGCAAGCAGCTCGTGAACGCCCACGGCCACCCTGTCGACCCGGCCCGCCCCGTCGACCCGGTCGACCCGGTCGGCCCCGTCGACCCGGCCCGCCGCGCCGGCTCCGGCGAACCAGACGAACCCGACGAGCCACCCGCGCTGCCGGGTCGGCCCGGCTGGGACGTCTTCGCCGCCGTCGCCCTCGGCGGGGCACTCGGCTCGGCCGGCCGGTACGGGCTGGCGGTGCTCTGGCCGCATGCCCCGGCCGGCGTACCCTGGGCGACCCTGCTGACCAACCTCGCCGGCTGTGCCCTGATCGGGCTGCTGATGCGGCTCGTCACCACCGCCGCCGCCCCGCACCGGCTGGTCCGGCCGTTCCTCGGCACCGGGGTCCTGGGCGGCTTCACCACGTTCTCCACCTACGCGGTGGAAACCCGGGGACTGCTCGCTGCCGGCCGACCCGGTGTCGCCGTCGGCTACCTGCTCGGCACGCTCGCCGGGGCGCTGGTGGCGGTACGCCTCGGCGTGTGGCTGGCGGACCGGGTGCGGCCGTGACCGGCCCGGCGAACCGGCGACGCTTGGCGGGACGGCGACGCTTGGCGCGACGGCGACGCTTGGCGGGACGGCGACGCTTGGCGGGACGGCGACGCTTGGCGGGACGGCGACGCTGATCTGGGTGGCGGTGCTGGTCGGCGGCGCGGTCGGGGCAACCGGCCGGCTCACCGTCAACTGGCTGGTGGAACGCCGGTCGCGCCCCGCGCCGTGGGCGACGTTCGTCGTCAACGTGGTCGGCTCGCTGGTGCTGGGCCTGGTGGCCGGCGCGGGTACCGCCCTGCCGGGCTGGCTCGGCGCGCTGGTCGGCACCGGCTTCTGCGGCGCGTTGACCACCTATTCGACGTTCGGCTACGAGACCGTGCAGTTGCTCCGGGACGGGCCGGCCGGCCACCGCCGGGCGCTGCTGAACGTGCTGGCCACCCTCGCTGCCGGGCTCGCCGCCGCTACCCTCGGCTGGTGGCTCGGCAACCACGGATAGCCAGTCGGATTGCCGGTCGGCCGGGGTGTTTCCGGCTGCCCGGACGCGACTTTCTGCGTGGTCTGCCAAGCGGGGCCGGCCGACGGGGCGTAAACCTGAGTCATGGACGCGACCTATCGGGATCGGGCAGACGCCGGTGCCGTACTCGCCGACCGGCTCGGCTCGGTCGCCGGCGACCCCGACGTCGTCGTCCTCGGCCTGGTCCGGGGCGGCGTACCGGTGGCGGCGGCGGTGGCGCAGCGGCTCGGCGCTCCGCTCGACGTACTCGTGGTCCGGAAGCTGGGGCTGCCGGAGGCACCCGAGGTGGCCTTCGGGGCGGTCGGGCCGGGCGGGCTGCGGGTACTCAACGAGGAGATCGCCGACCGGCTGGACCCGGCGGAGGTGGAGGAGGTCGTCCGGGCCGAGACCGCCGAACTGGAACGGCGCGAACGGCTCTACCGGTCCGGCCGTCCCCCACTGCGGCTGGACGGCCGGACCGCGGTGGTCGTCGACGACGGGCTGGCCACCGGTGCCACCGCGCGGGCCGCCGTCGGTGTCGCCCAGCAGTTGGGTGCCCGACGGGTGGTGCTCGCCGTCCCGGTCGGGGCACCGCAGGCGTACGACCTGCTCAGCCGAGCCGCCGACGAGGTCGTCTGCCCGGAGCGGCCGGCCGACTTCGGCGCCGTCAGCCGGTATTACGACGACTTCCACGAGGTGCCGGATGCGGAAGTGGTGGCCGCGCTGACGGGACCTCGGTGACCCGACCGGGTACCGTCGAGTGATGCAGATGACCTGTCCGAAGTGCCGTGGCGACATGCGGCAGTACGAGCGCAGCGGCGTCACGGTCGACCAGTGCACCGAATGCCGTGGCATCTTCCTGGACCGTGGCGAGTTGGAGAAGCTGTTCGAGGCCGAGGCCAACTGGAGCCAGCAGCAGTCCCAGGCGCCACGCCCCGCGTCGGCGCCGGGCGCCGGATATCCGCCGCCTCCGCCTCCCCCGGCACCGCACCAGCCCGCCTACGGGGGTCCGAGCCACGCGCCGCCACCGCCGCCACCGCCCGGCCACGGCTACCCGCCGGCACCGGCTCCCGCGTACGGGCAGCACGGGCAGCCGCACTACGGCTACCACGGGCACTACCGGCACAAGAAGCGGAAGGGCTTCCTGAACGACTTCTTCGACTGACCGGCCCCGCCGCCAGCGCGGTCCCGGTGCCCTGCTGGGAAGACCGGTGACCGAGTCGGCCGGCGACCGGCGTCGTCGCGGATCCCCGTGCCAGGCAACGTACCTCGCGCGTCCTCGACGGGCGGGCGGAGGAACGTCGCCGGGTGCGGGGATCCGGCATGTGCGGAGGTGAGCGGGGTGGACGGCACGGACGGGTCCGAGGGTGCGGGCAGCGTGGTCGGCCGGGTGGCGGAGCCGTGGCGTGCGCTCGAATCCGCGTACGCCCGGATCACCGCGACCGTCGACGGCCTGGCCGACGCCGACCTGCACCGGCCGACCCGGTGCCGGGGCTGGCTCGTCGTCGACCTGCTGCTGCATCTCGTCCTCGACGCGCAGCGCGCCCTGGTCACGCTCGCCAGCCCGGCGGTCGGGCCGGCGGACGTGAACGCCGTCAGCTACTGGCTCTCCCCGGGCGATCCGGAGGAGGGGCGGCACGCCGCCTGGGTGCGCCGGTCCGCCGCCGCCTTCGACCGGCCGCGCGGGGTGGTCCGGCTCTGGACCGACACCGCACCGGCGGCGGTCCGGGCCGCCGCCGCGACCGACCCGCTCGGGTACGTCAGCACCCAGGGTCACGTGCTGGCGGTACCCGATTTCCTTGCCACCCTGGTCACCGAGGCGGTCGTGCACCACCTCGACCTGGCGGTGGACCTGCCCGGCGCCCCCGAGCCGGAGCGGGACGGCGTCGCCATCGCGGTGGCGACGCTCGACGGGCTGCTCAGCGCCGAGGCGATCTGTCCGGCCGACTGGTCGGACGTCGACTATCTGTTGAAGGGGACCGGGCGGATTCCGCTGACCGCACACGACCGGCAGGTGCTCGGCGAGGCCGCAGGCTGGTTCCCGCTGCTCGGCTGAGCTGTTCCCGCTGGTCAGACGATGGCCCCGGTCAGACGATGGCCCCGATCAGACGATTGCCATGTCCACGAAACGCGACAGGTGGAGTTGCGCGGCCACCGTCACGGTGTCCGTCGGCCCGTTCCGGTGCTTGGCGACGATGAAGTCCGCCTCGCCGGCCCGGGGCGACTCCTTGTCGTAGTAGTCGTCACGGTGCAGAAGAATGACAACGTCGGCATCTTGCTCAATTGATCCTGATTCGCGCAAATCGGACAACTGTGGCCGCTTGTCGGTGCGCTGCTCCGGGCCACGGTTCAGCTGGCTGACCGCGATCACCGGGCACTCGACCTCCTTGGCCAGCAGCTTCAACCCCCGGGACAGCTCCGCGACCTCCTGCTGGCGGCTCTCGGTGCGCTTCGGCGAACTCATCAGCTGGAGGTAGTCGACCACGATCATCTTGAGGTCGTGCCGCTGCTTGAGCCGGCGGGCCTTGGCCCGGATCTCCATCAGGTTCATGTTGGGGGTGTCGTCGACGAAGAGCGGCGCCTCGCTGATCTCGCCCATCCGGCGGGCCAGTTTGGTCCAGTCGTCGTCCGAGAGCTGCCCACTGCGCAGTACGTGCAGCGGCACCCGGGCCTCGGCCGAGAGCAGCCGCATCACGATCTCGACCTTGCTCATTTCCAGCGAGAAGATGGCGCTCGCACAGTTGTGCCGGATCGCGGCGTTCCGGGCGAAGTCCATCGAGGCCGTCGAGTTGTGCGTCGGGATCATCGAGCGGCCGGCCAGGTAGAGGTGGTCGGCGTTGTCCACGGTCACGCAGCGCACCGGCACGCTCGGCACCGGGCGTACCGCGACGATGTGCCTCGCGTCCCGCCTGCGGTCACTCGGGTCCGACCCGCGCGGACCGGTTGCGCCGCGACGGTCGCGGTGCGCCGCGCGCTTGCGGCCGAGTCGGAAGATCTCGTCGGGGGTATCGAAGTCCACGATGTAACCGGTCGACGTCTCCGCGCCGCCACCACTCACCCGCCTGGTCGCGACCGTGCACTGGTAGCCCAGGCTGACCACCAGCTCCCGCACGTCGAGGGCCAGCCGGTGCGATGTCGACGTGTACCGGAGAGCGCCGCTCGGCGTGACCGTGCCGTCGGTGTCCATCAGCCCGGCGAGCAGGGCACGGCGCTGCGCCTCGGACGCCCGCAGGTATGCGCCGGGCAGGTGCCTGTCGAGCGCGCCCAGCACGCCGAGGTCCCCGACGAGATCCCGAGCCGGCAACGGTGACAGCGGCGACCGCGGCGAGCCCGAGAGGACGGTGTGGACATCGTCGGCGCCCGACGGCCGTACCCGGAATCCGTCCCGCTCGACCCCGGCGACGACCTCGTGGTCGACGGCGCCGAAGCGGCCGGCGACGCGGTGACCGGCCCCGATCCAGACCCCGAGCGTGTACGGCGGAACGGCCAGGTCGCGTTCGGGCAGCTCCAGCGGCGCACAGTTCTCGACGGCGTGGTTGGGTCGCCGGTCCCGGTCGGTGGTCCGCAGGGTCGCCCTGATCTGCTCGGTGGTGACGACGTCGACCTGCGGCGTCCCGGCGACGGCGCGGCTGGTCGGAGGCTCGGCGACGGCGAGCAGCCCAGCCATCGACCGGCGGCCGTCGTCGACGCCGACCCGCGACCGCGCCTGCGCCCGCGACCTCGACCGCACCTGCACCTGCGACTGCGACTGCGACTGCACCTGCGACTGCGACTGCGACTGGGCGGAGCTGACCAGGCAATCCGGAATGGTGGTGAACGCCGGCTCGGCGGCTCCCGACGGCTGGCGTCTCGGCTCGCCGGATCGATGGATCTGTCGGAGCGCTCCACCGGCCTGCCTGCGGCCCGTTCCGGTGGTGGTCCGCCACAGGTGCTCGGCATCGGCGACGAGGATCGACCCGTCGGAGAACTCGACCTCGTAACACGGCCGGTCGTGCATGACCTCGAACGCGTGGGTCACCCGGGTCGGTCGACCGTCCGCGCCGAGCAGGCGGTCACCGGCCCGGACCTCGGCCATCGTGGTCCAGCCGTCGGGCGTCGGCAACGGTGTGTCCAGCGCCAGGGCCTTGCCGAGACCGGGTCGGCCGGCCACGATGATCAACTGACCCGGGTGCAGGCCGTTGAGCAGCCGGTCCAGGTCGGTGAAGCCGGTCGGCACCCCGGTCATCACCCCGCCCTGAGCCCCGACCGCCTCGATTTCGTCCAGCGTCGGCTGGAGCATGTCGGCGAGCACGGCGAAGTCCTCGCTGACCCGCTTCTCGGTGACGTCGTAGATCGCCTGCTGGGCCAGGTCCACCACGTCGTCGACGTCCCGGCCGCCGCCGCCGGACGAGCCGTAGCCGAGCTGCACGATCCGGGTGCCCGCCTCGACCAGGCGGCGCAGCACCGCGCGCTCGCCGACGATCCGGGCATAGTAGGAGGCGTTGGCCGCGGTCGGCACGCTCGCGATCAACGTGTGCAGGTAGGGCGCACCGCCGATCCGGGCCAGGTCGCCGGAGTCGGCGAGCGCCGCGGCGACGGTGATCGCGTCGGCCGGCTCACCCCGGCCGTAGAGATCCAGGATCGCGTCGAAGACCGTCGAGTGCACCGGCCGGTAGAAGTCGTTGGTGCGGAGGATCTCGACGACGTCCGCGATCGCGTCCTTGGAGAGCAGCATCCCGCCGAGCACGCACTGCTCGGCCGCGATGTCCTGCGGCGGGGTCTTGTCGAACTGTCCGTCGCGGGCCGGCGGGGCCTCGGTCGACGGTGGGGACGGCGGTCGCGGCTGCGCATGCGGCGGGCGCGACTCCCCACGGATGTCGTCGGCGACCGACACGGGCATCCCCCTCCGCCATACCGGCTGGCCCCTAGCGAACCGCCGACGTACGACATTTCTCGGCTGACCCACGGCTCCGGATCGCCGACGGACCACACTGCCCTGGCCAGCCGGCTCGACCGGGGGATGTCGACACGGATGGCAGGGTCAGGCCGCAACGATACGGACGCAGAGGTCAGCGCCTCAAGCAGGGCGGTGGACGGAGTTCGGGACAACCTGTGGACGGTTCCCGGCGAGGTGTGTGCAGCCCTGTGCACAGACTGTGGATACCGATTGGGGAAGATAGCCTGGAGCACGCCTGACCTGCGCCGACTCGATCCCCACCTTGTGGAGGAAAGAAACTGGTCAAATCCGGGCCACCGGGACGGCGTATCATCGGGCGACGGGAATCTTGCGTACGGCTACTCGCGAACGACCTACCAGACTCCTCGCGATCGACTAACCAGAAAGGTCACGCCTCGGCTGTGGACCATCGGGATCGGGATCGAGGGCGGGGTGAGCTCGCCCGACATGAGTGGCAGGAGAGCGCCGGCCGGGGCGACCCGGCGCCGCCCTGGTCGGATGATCCCTATTCGCGGTCGGACGTCACCTACCGCACTCCGAGCCGACGGCGGGCACGGCACCGGGGCGCACCGGACCCGGTCGACAGCTACACGCCGTCCTGGGCCCGGGAGTCCACCGAGCCACTCCGGTCCACCGCCCCCGGGCCGTACCCCGACCGCACCGACAGCACCGACCGCCCTGCCTGGTCCGCCGACCCTGAGTCGGGCGGGCTCCCGGGAGGCCGGCACCATCGTGCCGACGCGGCGACCGGGCCGGCGACGGAGAGCGGCCGAGCCGGGCGTCGCCGGATCGCCCCGGACGTGACCTGGGACAGCAGCGGCGAATACTGGCGCGGTCCGAGCACCGGAACCGGCGACGACACCGGCGCCGAGCACACCGACGACTCCTGGCGTACTCCGGGTGGCACAGCGGGCGTCGGTTCCGGCGCCGAGCGGAGTGCGGACACCTGGCGCACGCCCGGCGGCACAGCGGGCGTCAGCTCCGGAGCCGAGCGCACCGGTGACACCTGGGGCGCACCGAGCGGCGGGGCCGGCGGTTGGCGGGACGAGGTGGCCGGGCGCGGCAGGAGTGCGGCCACCGGGAGCGGTGCCGGGGCCCCCGACGAGTTCGGAGCCGCCGGCCGGCACGGGAGGCGGCGGACCGGAAGCGGACGGCACTCGGACGAGGTCGACGACTGGGCCGCCGCCGCACCCACCAGCGGATGGGTCGGCGACGCACCCACCAGCGGATGGGCCGCCGCCGCACCCACCAGCGGATGGGCCGCCGCCGCACCCACCAGCGGATGGGCCGCCGCCGCACCCACCAGCGGATGGGTCGGCGACGCACCCACCAGCGGATGGGTCGGCGACGCACCCACCAGCGGATGGGTCGGCGCGGCACCCACCGATGACTGGGCCGGCACGGCACCCACCAGCGGATGGGTCGGCGCGACGCCCACCACCGCCGACGGCGCTGCCGCACCCACCTCGGGCGGCTGGGCTTCCGACGCACCTACCTCGGGCGGCTGGGCTGACGCCGCGCCGACCACCGGTGCCGGCGCCGACAGCGGACCCGGCGACCGTTCCGCGTCTTCCAGGCGGGGCCGGCGGCGCCGGGCCGATCCGGACGACCCGACGGGCGTACCCACCTCGGGCTGGGGTGTCGGAGCCGCCGAGTCGCCGACCGGTGGCAGCGACCGACGGCACCAGTCCGACCCGACCGGTTGGCGGGAACGGGCCGACGAACCCGGTGCCGGCCGGTGGGGCCGAGCCGGCCAACGCGAGGAAGGCACGACGTACGGCTCGGCGCAGCCCGTGCCGGGTCGTCGCCGCCGTGCCGAACCGGCCGGCTGGGATCCCGACGACCCGACCGGTACGGCACCGCCCGGACGGCGCTCGCGGCATCGCGCCGAAGACCCGCCGGAGGTCGCGGAGCCGCTGGACGCCAGCGCCTCGGCCGAGCCGGTCTCGGGTGCCGGACAGTCCAGGTCAGCCGCCCGCTGGACCCGCTCGCCGAACGAGTCCGGTTCCGATGGCGGCCGTCGGTCGCGCGGTGCCGACCCGCTGCCGAAGTCGGCTGGCACCGGTGGCCGGCGCCGGCAATCCGGGCCGGACGCCGAGCCGGTGCGCCGTTCCCGGGACGCCGGACCGGTAGGCCGGACCGGCGGGGACCCCGACGGGCGGGGCGATCAGGGCCGCCGCGCCCGGCATTCCGGTCCGGGCGCGGAGGAGCGGCGCTGGGACGCCAGCAGCCCGGGTTGGCGTACCGATGCGGGGCCGTGGGATCGGCTCACCGACACGGGCATGCTGGATCCGGTCGCCGACTCCGATCCACCGGACCGCTCCGGCTCCGGTCGCCGCCGCGACCGGAGCACCGACACCGGTCAGTTCGACAGGTTCACCGACACCACGGAGTGGCGACGCGGCGAACTCGCCGGGCTGGCTCCGGACGCGCGGAGTGGGCGCGACGACCCGGCCCGGAGCGGGCGCGACGACCCGGCCGAGGGTGGTTTCCGGGATGTGGCGCGGGGCGAGCCGGACAGTGCCGACACCTTCTGGTCCGGCACCCGG is from Micromonospora sp. WMMD1102 and encodes:
- the dnaB gene encoding replicative DNA helicase, with the translated sequence MPVSVADDIRGESRPPHAQPRPPSPPSTEAPPARDGQFDKTPPQDIAAEQCVLGGMLLSKDAIADVVEILRTNDFYRPVHSTVFDAILDLYGRGEPADAITVAAALADSGDLARIGGAPYLHTLIASVPTAANASYYARIVGERAVLRRLVEAGTRIVQLGYGSSGGGGRDVDDVVDLAQQAIYDVTEKRVSEDFAVLADMLQPTLDEIEAVGAQGGVMTGVPTGFTDLDRLLNGLHPGQLIIVAGRPGLGKALALDTPLPTPDGWTTMAEVRAGDRLLGADGRPTRVTHAFEVMHDRPCYEVEFSDGSILVADAEHLWRTTTGTGRRQAGGALRQIHRSGEPRRQPSGAAEPAFTTIPDCLVSSAQSQSQSQVQSQSQSQVQVRSRSRAQARSRVGVDDGRRSMAGLLAVAEPPTSRAVAGTPQVDVVTTEQIRATLRTTDRDRRPNHAVENCAPLELPERDLAVPPYTLGVWIGAGHRVAGRFGAVDHEVVAGVERDGFRVRPSGADDVHTVLSGSPRSPLSPLPARDLVGDLGVLGALDRHLPGAYLRASEAQRRALLAGLMDTDGTVTPSGALRYTSTSHRLALDVRELVVSLGYQCTVATRRVSGGGAETSTGYIVDFDTPDEIFRLGRKRAAHRDRRGATGPRGSDPSDRRRDARHIVAVRPVPSVPVRCVTVDNADHLYLAGRSMIPTHNSTASMDFARNAAIRHNCASAIFSLEMSKVEIVMRLLSAEARVPLHVLRSGQLSDDDWTKLARRMGEISEAPLFVDDTPNMNLMEIRAKARRLKQRHDLKMIVVDYLQLMSSPKRTESRQQEVAELSRGLKLLAKEVECPVIAVSQLNRGPEQRTDKRPQLSDLRESGSIEQDADVVILLHRDDYYDKESPRAGEADFIVAKHRNGPTDTVTVAAQLHLSRFVDMAIV
- a CDS encoding maleylpyruvate isomerase N-terminal domain-containing protein, yielding MDGTDGSEGAGSVVGRVAEPWRALESAYARITATVDGLADADLHRPTRCRGWLVVDLLLHLVLDAQRALVTLASPAVGPADVNAVSYWLSPGDPEEGRHAAWVRRSAAAFDRPRGVVRLWTDTAPAAVRAAAATDPLGYVSTQGHVLAVPDFLATLVTEAVVHHLDLAVDLPGAPEPERDGVAIAVATLDGLLSAEAICPADWSDVDYLLKGTGRIPLTAHDRQVLGEAAGWFPLLG